Proteins from a genomic interval of Fusobacterium russii ATCC 25533:
- a CDS encoding metal ABC transporter permease — translation MTEYLNLFLSSYTFKVVTIGCALLAMISAIIGNFAVLKRESLLGDGVAHASLAGVCMAFLLTGKKEMYILLLGALIVGLICVSLIHYIQLYSKIKFDSAIALILSSFFGLGLVLLTYLKKIPGAKKAGLNRFIFGQASTLVVKDIYFILTIGFILLFIVILFWKEIKISIFDKEYAKTLGIDSDKIRFLVSILIVMNIILGIQIAGVILITAMIVAPAVAARQWSNSLLIVVILSGIFGFLSGAFGAIISTLDTSLPTGPLIVMNSSFFVIFSLIFSNKEGIVVKLYKNYKRNKEIREKNYGGDLK, via the coding sequence ATGACTGAGTATTTAAATCTTTTTTTAAGTAGTTATACTTTTAAGGTTGTAACAATTGGTTGTGCTCTCTTGGCAATGATAAGTGCTATAATAGGAAATTTTGCTGTATTAAAAAGAGAGAGCTTACTTGGAGATGGTGTAGCTCATGCTTCGCTTGCCGGTGTTTGTATGGCATTTTTACTTACAGGAAAAAAAGAGATGTATATTCTTCTTTTAGGTGCTTTGATTGTGGGCTTAATTTGTGTAAGTCTGATTCACTATATACAGTTGTATTCAAAAATAAAGTTTGACAGTGCAATAGCTTTAATACTTTCAAGTTTTTTTGGTTTAGGTTTAGTTTTGCTTACATATTTAAAGAAAATTCCGGGAGCAAAAAAAGCCGGATTAAATAGGTTTATTTTTGGTCAGGCTTCTACACTTGTAGTAAAGGATATTTATTTTATTTTAACAATAGGTTTTATTTTATTATTCATTGTAATTTTATTCTGGAAAGAAATAAAAATCAGCATTTTTGATAAGGAATATGCTAAGACTTTAGGTATTGATAGTGATAAAATAAGATTTTTAGTTTCAATTCTAATAGTTATGAATATAATTTTAGGAATACAAATTGCAGGTGTTATTTTAATAACAGCTATGATAGTTGCTCCAGCAGTAGCTGCAAGACAATGGAGCAACAGTTTATTAATTGTGGTGATACTTTCAGGTATATTCGGTTTTTTATCAGGAGCTTTCGGAGCTATAATTTCGACACTTGATACATCATTGCCAACAGGACCTTTGATAGTAATGAACTCAAGTTTTTTTGTAATATTTAGTTTGATATTTTCAAATAAAGAGGGAATAGTCGTTAAGTTATATAAAAATTATAAGAGAAATAAAGAAATAAGAGAAAAAAATTATGGTGGTGATTTAAAATGA
- a CDS encoding metal ABC transporter permease: MSSFLIIHLIAIVISISCSLLGVFLVLKKMSMLTDAITHTVLLGIVLCFFIVHRLDSPFLIVGASVFGVLTVYLVELLSSTKLVKEDAAIGIVLAFLFSLAVILISKYTANIHLDIDAVLLGEIAFAPFHLKEIFGYKIANALVTGVSVLVINIVFIIIFFKEIKISIFDKVLASSLGLMPVLIHYLLMTMVSITAITSFEAVGATLMISFMVGPAATAYIISKRLREMIFYSVIFGVLSSIIGVNIAMKLDVSISGAISVTVAVIFLIVFFINKKRKFSF; the protein is encoded by the coding sequence ATGAGTTCATTTTTAATCATACATTTAATTGCAATTGTTATTTCAATATCTTGTTCCTTACTGGGTGTGTTTTTGGTATTAAAAAAAATGTCCATGCTGACTGACGCAATAACTCACACGGTATTACTAGGAATAGTACTTTGTTTCTTTATAGTTCATAGACTAGATTCCCCATTTCTTATAGTTGGGGCTTCAGTTTTTGGAGTTTTAACTGTATATTTAGTAGAACTTTTATCCAGTACAAAATTGGTAAAAGAAGACGCTGCTATAGGGATAGTTTTGGCATTTCTCTTCAGTCTGGCAGTGATTTTAATTTCAAAATATACCGCTAATATTCACTTGGACATAGATGCGGTTTTACTTGGTGAAATTGCATTTGCACCTTTTCATCTCAAAGAAATTTTTGGATATAAAATAGCAAATGCTTTAGTTACGGGTGTTTCTGTTTTAGTAATAAATATAGTTTTTATTATAATTTTTTTCAAAGAGATAAAAATTTCAATTTTTGATAAAGTTTTAGCCAGCTCTTTGGGACTAATGCCAGTTTTGATACATTATCTTTTAATGACTATGGTATCAATAACAGCTATTACTTCATTTGAAGCGGTGGGTGCGACACTTATGATTTCATTTATGGTAGGTCCTGCTGCAACAGCTTATATAATTTCAAAGAGATTAAGGGAAATGATATTTTATAGTGTAATATTTGGAGTTTTATCTTCTATAATAGGTGTAAATATCGCAATGAAACTGGATGTATCAATTTCAGGAGCTATATCCGTCACAGTGGCAGTAATATTTTTAATAGTATTTTTTATAAATAAAAAAAGAAAATTCTCATTTTAA